GGCTGCCCGTTCCGCCGCGGCTGTGGATGCCGGGCAGAACGGCGATGACAGCAATCACGCCCTGGGACTGGCGCTCGATGCGGCCGTGGAGGGTGCGCTTGCTGCGGTGATCCGTACTGAAGTCCAGCTGGACGCCCTGCAGGCCGCGCATGTCGTCGACGCCGGCGGCGTTGGCATGCTCCTCATCCTTGACTGCCTCCGTTCGGCCGTCCTTGGGGAGGAACTGCAAAGCGAGCTCCTGGACGGCCTGCACGGCTATGACGTCCAGGATCCGCACATCCACAACGACATGCCCGACGACGACGGCGTGGAAGTCATGTGCACCATCAGCCTGTCGCCCCTGAACGCAGCCACCCTTCGGCAGCGCCTGGACGAGATCGGTGAGTCAGTCATCATGAGCCAGGTGGGCAATTCCTCTGACGCGGACGGCAACTACCGCTGGCGGGTCCATGTCCACGTCGCCGACGCAGACCCTGCAGTCCGGCTTATCCGCTCCCTCGGGGACCCCACGCAAATCACCGTCAGTGAGCTCGCCCTGCCCCGTGATCCCCAAGCAGACCCGGTGAACTTCAATGGGCATGAGCGCTGAACTTGACCTGGGCCTTGAACGCCGGATCGGAAAGCGCTCCGCTGCCGTCATAGAGAAGCATCTCGGCATCACGACCGTGGGCGGCCTGCTGAACTACTTCCCGCGCCGGTACCTGGACCGGGGCGAACTGACGCCAATCAGCGAGGTCCCGCTGGACGAGGACGTCACTCTCATCGCCCGCGTCGTCTCCAGCAGCACGCGCTCCATGCGGGCCCGCCGGGGAACCATCACCGACGTCGTCATTTCCGACGACGACGGACAGACGGGTCTCCGGGTGGTGGGCGGCCGCGACTACCGTGGCAAAGTCCCGGGAACCCTCAAGGTCAGCTTCTTTAATGGCTACCGGGCCAAAGCGGAGCTTCTCCAGGGACGCAGGGCCTTGTTCTCGGGCAAGGTCACCCGGTTCGGCGGTTCGCTGGGGCTTACCAACCCGGATTTCCTCCTCCTGGACGAGGACCCCTTCACGAAGGGAAGGGACCCGGAGCAGCTGGCGGCCATGCCCATTCCGGTCTACCCCGCCACGGCCAAACTCACCAGCTGGTCCATCCAGAAGGTCATTGCCACGCTCCTGGAAACGGTGGACCTGGGAACGCTTCCCGATCCCGTACCCGCCGCGGTTTCGGTCCGGGAGAAATTCCTCCCGATGGCCGAAGCCTACCGGCTCATCCACGCGCCGGAGACGCCTAAGGACTGGCAGCGGGCCCGGGACCGCTTCAGGTTTCAGGAAGCCCTGGTCCTGCAGTCCGCCCTTGCCCGGCGGCGCGCCCAGCTGGCGGCGGAGGAGGCCACTGCAAGGCGTTCGGTCCCGGACGGGCTCCTGTCGGCCTTCGACAGGCAGCTGCCCTTCACCCTCACGGCCGGCCAGTCCGCCGTCGGCAAGACGCTCTCCGAGGAACTCGGACAGGACGCTCCCATGAACCGCCTGCTTCAGGGCGACGTCGGCTCCGGAAAGACGATCGTGGCCCTCCGCGCCATGCTGCAGGTCATCGACGCCGGGGGACAGGCAGCCTTGCTTGCCCCCACTGAGGTGCTCGCTGCCCAGCACTACGAATCGATCCGCCGCACCCTCGGCTCCCTGTCGCGGGATCCGATGCTCTCCGGGGACGGACTGCTCGCCGGTCTGGGCGGAAATGGCGTGCAGGTCACCATGCTGACCGGATCTATGCCCACCGCGGCGCGCAAGCGGGCCCTGCTCGACGCCGCCTCGGGGACGGCCGGCATCGTGATCGGGACGCACGCGCTCCTCAGCGAGAACGTGTCCTTTCACGACCTTGGCCTGATCGTGGTGGACGAGCAGCACCGCTTCGGCGTGGAGCAGCGAGATGTCCTGAGATCCAAGGCCAGCAAGCCTCCGCATCTGCTCGTCATGACAGCGACACCCATCCCGCGCACCGTGGCCATGACCGTTTTCGGCGATCTCGAAACCTCGGTGCTGGACGAACTTCCGGCGGGCAGGGCACCCATCTCCACCCATGTGGTGGGACTGTTCGAGAACCCGGGCTGGGCGGGACGCATCTGGTCCCGTTCCCGCGAGGAGATCGACGCAGGGCACCAGGTCTATGTCGTGTGTCCTCGCATTGGAACGGACGACGACGGCGACTTCAGTCCCGGGGAAGCGGAACCTTCCCCCGCGGACCTGGAAGGCGACGGCGCCGCACGCGAGCTCGCGTCGGTGACTACCATCGTCGAACATCTCCAGCAGGAGCCCTCGCTTGCCGGCATCCCGGTGGCACCGCTTCACGGCCGGCAGGAACCCGCAGCCAAGACGGCGGCCATGGCAGACTTCACGGCAAACAGGATCAAACTGCTGGTGTCCACCACTGTCATCGAAGTGGGCGTTGACGTCCACAACGCCACCCTGATGGTCATCCTCGACGCCGACCGGTTCGGCATTTCCCAGCTGCACCAGCTCCGCGGCCGGGTCGGCCGGGGCGGGCTGCCCGGTACCTGCCTGCTGGTCACCACGCTGGAACCCGGGCATCCAAGCCGGCGCAGGCTTGACGCCGTCGCCTCCACCACCGACGGTTTCCAGCTGTCCCAGGAGGACCTGAAGCTCCGGCGGGAGGGTGACATCCTGGGTGCTTCGCAGTCCGGCGGCCGTTCCACCCTGAGGCTCCTCAGGGTGCTGGAGCACGAGGACATCATTGCCCGTGCCAGGCAGGACGCCCAGGACATCGTGGGCCATGACCCCTCCTTGGAGCGTCATCCGTGGCTGGCCGGGGCAATCGATGAGTACCTGAACCCCGAGAAGGAGGCCTTCCTTGAACGAGGATGACGCGGCTTTGCACCGAACAGCCGGGACGGCCGGAACCTCGGGTCCTTCAGGCAGGGTCCGGACATGAGCCGGATTATTGCAGGAGCCGCCGGCGGCACTCCACTAGTCAATGTTCCGGGCAGCATGACGCGGCCCACGACAGACCGGGTCAAGGAAGCGCTGTTCTCGCGCCTCGACGCCTTCGGCGTCATTGCCGGCTCCCGGGTCCTGGACCTGTATGCGGGGTCTGGATCGCTGGGCGTCGAGAGCGGCAGCAGGGGCGCTGACACCGTGGACCTGGTGGAGTTCGATGCCAAGGCAAGCGCCGTCTGCCAACGTAACGCGGACCTGATCAACGGGGTGGTGGGACGCAAAGCGGTCACTGTGCACCGGTCCCGGGTGGAGTCATTCCTGGAACGGGCGGTGGATGGAAGCAGCTGGGACCTGGTTTTCCTGGATCCCCCGTATCCACTGGACGAACCGGCATTATCGGCGGTGCTGGAGAAACTCTCCGCCCATCTCGCTTCGTCCGCCGTGGTGGTTGTCGAAAGGTCGTCCCGGTCACCGGAACCGGACTGGCCGGACGGTATGGAACGCTTTGCGGAGAAGAAGTATGGGGAAACCAGGCTCTGGTTCGCCGAACCCTCGGTGCCTGACGCCATCCAGGATGACCTGGTTATTGACGCGCTGGGCCCGTCCGGTGGTTGAGGCCTAGCCAGCCAGGGCGTCCAGTTCCACGCCTGTCAGCACCTTCGCCGGGTGGGGGCCGCGCGCCATGAGTTCGGCTGTCCACCCGGCGGGCCACGTTGTCTGGGTTCCGGCAAGGATGATGTTGCCGGGGTAGCGGCCGGCGAACATCCCGGCTTCAGCGAAGGCAGCCACGTCGGCCATGGCGCGCCGCATCGCGGCCACCTGGCTCCGCACCAGGGTGAGCCCGGGCTCGTCGCCTACGTTCACGATCAGCAGCCCGTCCGGCTCCAGGCGTGCACGGGCCTCCCGGTAGAAGGCCTCGCAGGCGATGTGCTCCGGAGCTGCCGGGCCGGAGAAGATGTCCAGGATCACGACGTCGAAGCGCAGTCCCGGTTCCAGCTCCGTCAGGGCATCCCTCGCGTCGCCGATGATGGTGCGCAGGTCCGTTCCCTCCGGGAGGGGGAGCTGCTGCAGCACAAAATCCAACAGCTCGCGCTCAAGCTCCACCGCGTACTGGACGGAGCCCGGCCTGGTGGCCTGGATGTAGCGGGCAAGGGTCAGCGCGCCGGCCCCGAGGTGGAGTGCCGTGAGCGGCGTCCCTGCCGGCTTGGCAAGATCTACGAGGTGGCCGATCCTGCGCAGGTATTCGTAGAAGATCTCCTCGGGCCGGGCCAGGTTCACGTGGGACTGTTCAGCTCCGCCGATGCTTAGGACGAATGAGCCGTCCGTGAAGGCATCCGGCTGGATCGAGGCGTGCTGGCCTGTGGTCCTCAGGAACCTGGCGCGTGTGCTTCCGGCCTCAGGCATCAGAGCTTTCCGCTGAGACCGGCCAGCCGGGACGCAGCTTCTTCCAGGACTTCCACTTTC
Above is a window of Arthrobacter pascens DNA encoding:
- a CDS encoding DAK2 domain-containing protein yields the protein MKRWLGKAETAIGNHSDRLNAINIFPVADGDTGTNLYLTVRAAARALNADPSGPEAGQSDVGAVLARAGQAAMEQARGNSGTLFSVFLCAAAEPLVGHTRLTSTLLAAALNRAQIRAWSALSDPVPGTMLSVMEGAARSAAAVDAGQNGDDSNHALGLALDAAVEGALAAVIRTEVQLDALQAAHVVDAGGVGMLLILDCLRSAVLGEELQSELLDGLHGYDVQDPHIHNDMPDDDGVEVMCTISLSPLNAATLRQRLDEIGESVIMSQVGNSSDADGNYRWRVHVHVADADPAVRLIRSLGDPTQITVSELALPRDPQADPVNFNGHER
- a CDS encoding ATP-dependent DNA helicase RecG, giving the protein MSAELDLGLERRIGKRSAAVIEKHLGITTVGGLLNYFPRRYLDRGELTPISEVPLDEDVTLIARVVSSSTRSMRARRGTITDVVISDDDGQTGLRVVGGRDYRGKVPGTLKVSFFNGYRAKAELLQGRRALFSGKVTRFGGSLGLTNPDFLLLDEDPFTKGRDPEQLAAMPIPVYPATAKLTSWSIQKVIATLLETVDLGTLPDPVPAAVSVREKFLPMAEAYRLIHAPETPKDWQRARDRFRFQEALVLQSALARRRAQLAAEEATARRSVPDGLLSAFDRQLPFTLTAGQSAVGKTLSEELGQDAPMNRLLQGDVGSGKTIVALRAMLQVIDAGGQAALLAPTEVLAAQHYESIRRTLGSLSRDPMLSGDGLLAGLGGNGVQVTMLTGSMPTAARKRALLDAASGTAGIVIGTHALLSENVSFHDLGLIVVDEQHRFGVEQRDVLRSKASKPPHLLVMTATPIPRTVAMTVFGDLETSVLDELPAGRAPISTHVVGLFENPGWAGRIWSRSREEIDAGHQVYVVCPRIGTDDDGDFSPGEAEPSPADLEGDGAARELASVTTIVEHLQQEPSLAGIPVAPLHGRQEPAAKTAAMADFTANRIKLLVSTTVIEVGVDVHNATLMVILDADRFGISQLHQLRGRVGRGGLPGTCLLVTTLEPGHPSRRRLDAVASTTDGFQLSQEDLKLRREGDILGASQSGGRSTLRLLRVLEHEDIIARARQDAQDIVGHDPSLERHPWLAGAIDEYLNPEKEAFLERG
- the rsmD gene encoding 16S rRNA (guanine(966)-N(2))-methyltransferase RsmD; this translates as MSRIIAGAAGGTPLVNVPGSMTRPTTDRVKEALFSRLDAFGVIAGSRVLDLYAGSGSLGVESGSRGADTVDLVEFDAKASAVCQRNADLINGVVGRKAVTVHRSRVESFLERAVDGSSWDLVFLDPPYPLDEPALSAVLEKLSAHLASSAVVVVERSSRSPEPDWPDGMERFAEKKYGETRLWFAEPSVPDAIQDDLVIDALGPSGG
- a CDS encoding spermidine synthase, which codes for MPEAGSTRARFLRTTGQHASIQPDAFTDGSFVLSIGGAEQSHVNLARPEEIFYEYLRRIGHLVDLAKPAGTPLTALHLGAGALTLARYIQATRPGSVQYAVELERELLDFVLQQLPLPEGTDLRTIIGDARDALTELEPGLRFDVVILDIFSGPAAPEHIACEAFYREARARLEPDGLLIVNVGDEPGLTLVRSQVAAMRRAMADVAAFAEAGMFAGRYPGNIILAGTQTTWPAGWTAELMARGPHPAKVLTGVELDALAG